Proteins found in one Plasmodium knowlesi strain H genome assembly, chromosome: 12 genomic segment:
- a CDS encoding sodium-dependent phosphate transporter, putative, giving the protein MVTTPDMLWLVIASGVACFFMAFVTGANDIANTFSTSIGSKALTIKRALIIAFFFEALGASLLGGTVTDSIRSKIINFEAFYDAPEFLMLGMFCALMGATMWLAIATCLGLPVSTTHSIVGALLGFGLAAGHSKSIKWEKIHSIVISWFAAPILAGSCSAIAFSIIRHLILRRRNSFEIIKRWYWFLIFLITLPFSVFLVFQNPIVLNVPCTMKKGTNLVIESPCYIQDWTAAHPFYSTIACLVLSSILTCIGSAIIYVVYNKRMNNFSFRKKLFGDDMINDLEKNGKNANNDTICNMNNSSLNSVASNETRVTQQKGVGGTTSQPGGISGAITTEAGADSVGRGNFDTSGLHCEKRKNQGEQNYQTVISMKNMDDKNEILETKKSGNLPRVRSSIASGTNSVNSNISQSVIENFDQETEIVFSSLQIISAILGVVAQSANDTANAIGPFAAVFNTYNNGIKGKLKVQWYILLFGGLSMSLGLSVLGYRVIRTVGMKLIRITPSRGFTIELISGLVVLLFSICGIPLSSTHCAVSSVIGVGLVEAKISEENDANVGTNNQEMNLLGKDMSQVDKNANIPVKKKNFLRFLSFLNTSCVNLKLFRTIFFSWIITVSFSATVTAAIFSFAAYSPSYIAKAPVVVPA; this is encoded by the exons ATGGTAACAACTCCTGACATGTTATGGTTGGTCATCGCGAGTGGTGTAGCATGTTTTTTTATGGCATTTGTGACAGGAGCAAATGATATAGCGAATACGTTTAGCACATCTATTGGATCCAAAGCATTAACCATTAAGAGAGCTTTAATAattgctttcttttttgaggCATTAGGAGCTTCCTTACTTGGTGGAACAGTCACAGACTCCATACGGTCAAAAATCATTAACTTTGAAGCTTTTTACGATGCGCCAGAATTTCTGATGTTGGGTATGTTTTGCGCCCTTATGGGTGCAACCATGTGGCTAGCTATAGCCACATGTCTAGGATTGCCTGTATCGACAACGCATAGTATTGTAGGAGCATTATTAGGCTTTGGACTTGCAGCAGGGCATAGTAAGTCCataaagtgggaaaaaatacacagtATAGTGATATCGTGGTTTGCAGCACCAATTTTAGCAGGAAGTTGTTCTGCCATAGCCTTTAGTATAATACGCCATTTAATattgaggaggaggaattcTTTCGAAATAATTAAAAGATGGTACTggttcctcatttttctcattacgCTACCGTTTAGTGTGTTTTTAGTGTTTCAGAACCCGATAGTGCTAAATGTACCATGTACGATGAAAAAAGGCACAAACTTAGTAATTGAATCTCCATGTTACATTCAAGATTGGACTGCAGCCCATCCTTTTTACTCCACAATAGCTTGTCTGGTACTTTCCAGCATCCTCACATGCATTGGATCCGCCATCATCTACGTAGTATATAACAAGAGGATGAACAACTTCAGTTTTAGGAAAAAACTATTCGGAGATGATATGATAAATGATTTGgagaaaaacggaaaaaatgccAACAACGATACCATTTGCAACATGAATAATAGTAGTCTGAATTCTGTTGCTTCGAATGAGACCCGAGTTACACAACAAAAGGGAGTTGGTGGAACGACATCGCAACCAGGAGGGATTAGCGGAGCAATAACAACAGAAGCAGGAGCAGATTCTGTTGGACGGGGAAATTTTGATACTTCTGGATTACACTgtgagaagaggaaaaaccaAGGTGAACAAAACTACCAAACGGTTATTAGCATGAAAAATATGGacgacaaaaatgaaattttggagactaaaaaaagtggaaactTACCTAGGGTTCGTAGCAGCATTGCCAGTGGCACCAACAGTGTTAATAGTAATATATCACAATCGGTGATTGAGAATTTTGACCAAGAGACGGAGATTGTTTTTTCGTCTCTTCAGATTATTAGTGCTATTTTAGGGGTAGTGGCCCAGAGTGCGAACGATACTGCTAATGCTATAGGTCCCTTTGCTGCAGTTTTTAACACTTATAATAACGGCATTAAGGGAAAGCTAAAAGTGCAGTGGTACATTCTCTTGTTTGGAGGTTTGTCCATGTCACTTGGTTTATCCGTTCTAGGTTATCGAGTTATCAGGACGGTTGGAATGAAGTTAATTAGAATTACTCCGTCCAGAGGTTTCACCATTGAACTTATTTCCGGGTTGGTTGTCCTACTTTTTAGTATTTGTGGTATACCGCTCAGTTCCACCCATTGTGCAGTGTCTAGTGTCATTGGTGTGGGTCTTGTAGAGGCAAAAATATCGGAAGAAAATGACGCCAACGTTGGAACGAACAATCAGGAAATGAATCTACTGGGCAAGGATATGTCCCAAGTGGATAAGAATGCAAATATTCctgtaaagaagaagaactttCTTCGCTTCTTGTCGTTTTTGAACACCTCCTGCGTGAACTTGAAGCTATTTAggaccatttttttttcttggatCATCACGGTGTCTTTTTCGG CCACCGTAACCGCAGCAATATTCTCCTTTGCAGCGTACAGCCCGTCGTATATTGCAAAGGCACCGGTAGTAGTTCCCGCATAG
- a CDS encoding mitochondrial pyruvate carrier protein 1, putative: MSKAKSFFHNVKSNAFSIMFWAPLANWGFVLAGCNDLKKLPMFVSEKMTAVLAVYSLLFMRYSLAIKPKNYLLFSCHATNTIVQSILLFRKLKYEAENKKTLQQV, encoded by the exons ATGTCAAAAGCTAAGTCATTTTTTCACAATGTTAAAAGCAATGCATTTAGCATCATGTTCTGGGCCCCTCTAGCAAACTGGGGTTTCGTCCTTGcgg GTTGCAACGATTTGAAGAAATTGCCCATGTTCGTTTCGGAGAAAATGACAGCCGTTTTGGCTGTTTATAGTTTACTATTTATGAGATACTCCCTTGCAATAAAgccaaaaaattatttgcttttttcctgtCATGCTACAAACACAATTGTGCAAAGCATTCTGCTTTTTCGAAAATTGAAATATGAGGCAGAGAATAAGAAGACCTTGCAACAAGTCTGA
- a CDS encoding ras-related protein Rab-11B, putative, producing the protein MSSEEYDHLYKIILVGDATVGKTHLLSRYIRGSLPSVAKATIGVEFATRTIPLAIGGTVKAQIWDTAGQERYRSITSAHYRRSAGAILVYDVTKKKTFLSISKWLEEIRQNADKDIVIMLVGNKVDLVEHDEMKRKVTYEQGASFARENNLFFAEASAVSKLNVKHVFENLLQEIYNNRMKNNSCSLSTRSSATCESAIQLTRARSTIKLSDLNENETEDEHRARSTCC; encoded by the exons ATGTCTAGCGAAGAGTATGACCACCTTTATAAGATAATTTTAGTTGGAGACGCAACTGTgg GCAAAACCCACCTCCTGTCGAGGTACATACGAGGCTCCTTGCCTAGCGTTGCAAAGGCGACAATTG GCGTCGAATTTGCCACCAGGACCATTCCGTTGGCGATAGGCGGGACGGTTAAGGCACAG ATATGGGATACCGCCGGACAAGAACGGTACAGAAGTATTACAAGTGCCCACTACAGAAGAAGCGCAGGAGCCATATTGGTGTATGACgtgacgaagaagaagacctTTCTTAGTATTTCCAAGTGGCTAGAAGAAATTCGACAAAATGCCGACAAGGACATTGTAATTATGTTGGTGGGGAATAAGGTTGATCTGGTGGAGCATGATgagatgaagaggaag GTGACGTACGAACAAGGAGCAAGCTTCGCTAGGGAAAATAACCTATTCTTTGCAGAGGCTTCTGCTGTCTCCAAATTGAACGTAAAACACGTATTCGAAAATTTGTTGcaagaaatatataataacCGAATGAAGAATAACAGTTGCAGTTTGAGCACGCGAAGTAGTGCCACGTGCGAAAGTGCTATCCAGTTAACCAGAGCCAGAAGTACAATCAAGTTAAGtgatttaaatgaaaatgagaCTGAAGATGAGCATAGAGCTCGGAGCACCTGCTGTTAA
- a CDS encoding RNA lariat debranching enzyme, putative has translation MIIAVVGCTHGELNFIYATIEKLEQDNNFKVDLLICCGDFECVRYGVDNDCLNVPNKYKKEENDFRDYFTGKKKAKVLTIFIGGNHEAVNVLKQLYYGGWVAPNIYFLGYSNIHNINDFRICSLSGIYKKYNFYKRYNEHYPYDEISKVSSYHIRKYEIEKLKLVKDKVDIVITHDWPNNIEKHGDMNELLRRKFHFQSDIYNNTLGNPHTEFLLNKLKPYFWFSSHLHVKYSAIFLHSDKKNYTRFLSLDKAEPRKHFIQILNIEKRNNIPYLSFDHLPKSSANETEGKSQFFNDDYEKLLQHVEDVQRKDAQEGGQASTGKEAPKGEDVPTEEEAPKENTPGESNAQENTAQGNTAQGNTAQGNTEQENTAQENTTVEEDATAERKQLYICYDEEWLAILKANHHLLAEGSDKDYNLEKLKYPSKEDFEYIQDKLKNLENISIKGKDYYLVHGYNNPSYKNLWEQRQVFLNRFDFEELRMYDDFERLFFAEEVRKMDTGLPLDNPKLAEDQENGQEGKPEEPGQNNQTDEHGERSPNGDNTPHSGNESNQNKLSIDS, from the coding sequence ATGATTATAGCCGTGGTGGGGTGTACGCACGGAGAGTTGAATTTCATTTACGCGACTATAGAAAAGTTGGAGCAAGACAATAACTTCAAGGTGGACCTGCTAATCTGTTGCGGAGATTTCGAATGCGTACGATACGGAGTGGACAATGATTGTTTGAATGTTCCAAATAAATacaagaaggaggaaaatgattTCAGGGATTATTTCacagggaaaaagaaagccAAAGTGTTAACCATATTTATAGGAGGAAATCATGAAGCGGTAAATGTATTGAAGCAACTGTACTACGGAGGATGGGTAGCaccaaatatatatttccttggATATTcaaatatacataatataAATGATTTTCGAATTTGCAGTCTTAGTggtatttacaaaaaatataatttttacaaaaggtACAATGAACATTATCCATATGATGAAATCAGTAAGGTGAGTTCCTATCACATTAGAAAGTatgaaattgaaaaattaaaactcGTAAAGGACAAAGTAGATATTGTTATAACACATGATTGGCCAAACAATATTGAGAAGCATGGAGACATGAATGAGCTCCTTAGGAGAAAATTCCATTTTCAGTCagacatatataataatacaCTTGGAAATCCACATACTGAATTTTTactaaataaattaaaaccCTATTTTTggttttcttctcatttacACGTAAAATActctgccatttttttacatagtGATAAAAAGAACTATACTCGATTTCTTTCTCTGGACAAAGCGGAACCCAGAAAGCATTTCATTCAGATTTTAAACATtgagaaaaggaacaacatTCCATACCTGTCGTTTGATCACTTGCCAAAGTCTTCTGCTAACGAGACAGAGGGGAAGAGCCAGTTTTTCAATGACGACTATGAGAAGCTCCTACAACATGTGGAGGATGTGCAGCGCAAGGATGCCCAGGAGGGTGGGCAGGCATCTACAGGGAAGGAGGcaccaaagggggaagatgTGCCGACAGAGGAAGAAGCCCCTAAGGAGAACACCCCAGGGGAAAGCAACGCTCAAGAAAACACCGCTCAGGGAAACACCGCTCAGGGAAACACCGCTCAGGGAAACACCGAGCAGGAAAACACCGCGCAGGAAAATACAACTGTGGAGGAAGACGCCACTGCAGAGCGCAAGCAGTTATACATATGCTACGACGAGGAGTGGCTAGCCATTTTGAAGGCCAACCATCACCTCCTCGCGGAGGGTAGCGACAAGGATTACAATTTGGAGAAGCTTAAGTACCCCTCGAAGGAAGACTTTGAGTATATCCAGGACAAGCTGAAAAATCTGGAAAATATATCCATCAAGGGCAAGGACTATTATTTGGTCCACGGGTACAATAACCCCAGTTATAAAAACCTGTGGGAGCAGAGGCAGGTCTTCCTGAACCGCTTTGATTTCGAGGAGCTCCGAATGTACGACGACTTTGAGCGTTTGTTTTTCGCTGAAGAAGTGCGCAAGATGGACACCGGGTTGCCATTGGACAATCCCAAATTGGCGGAAGATCAGGAGAATGGGCAAGAGGGCAAACCGGAAGAACCCGGGCAGAATAACCAAACTGATGAACACGGTGAACGCAGCCCCAACGGGGACAATACCCCCCATTCGGGGAACGAGTCCAACCAAAATAAACTTAGCATTGACAGCTGA